A region of Vigna radiata var. radiata cultivar VC1973A chromosome 6, Vradiata_ver6, whole genome shotgun sequence DNA encodes the following proteins:
- the LOC106763704 gene encoding probably inactive leucine-rich repeat receptor-like protein kinase At2g25790 has product MNTSPSHNAIIFYWLFLGVMFNHAYCTFNIRCNQQDTNALLNFKQGVTDPSAILSSWTPQLDCCDWKGVICSNITSRVTGISLPCSTTLPSYTDEEDKSHCLTGSIHLSLLLVELEFLELLNLKNNDFLALQFDYLHTHNCHNLSIPTSSRHCVNSSILSDLDLSLNWNLVISSLQWLPHISTLEYLNLCTVDLSEETNWLPLVTKLSSLSVLNMCDSKLKDLSLSLQYANFTALQVLDLSGIEFKSELPKWLFNLSSTVYVLDLSLNSLIGHLPKDLLNLRELEELAMEDNNLDGPIPDWLGEFEQLKTLILGVNMFSGSIPTNLGNLSTLITLDVASNPLTGVVSERNLAKLSKLKSLHIYSYSTLIFDFDSDWIPPFQLEELQLKFSNPNLPTWLYTQRSLERLTIWESSFEAPEKFWQFVSSVIELDLEGNLIDGDMSNVLLNSTVIDLSSNGLKGCLPQLSQQVKIVAL; this is encoded by the coding sequence ATGAATACATCTCCCTCTCATAATGCTATCATTTTTTATTGGTTGTTTTTGGGAGTTATGTTCAACCATGCCTACTGCACCTTCAATATTCGTTGCAACCAACAAGACACGAATGCTCTCTTAAACTTCAAGCAAGGAGTTACAGATCCCTCAGCTATCCTTTCCTCATGGACCCCTCAATTAGATTGTTGTGATTGGAAAGGAGTCATTTGTAGCAACATCACAAGTAGAGTCACTGGAATCTCTCTCCCATGTTCTACAACTCTTCCAAGCTACACGGACGAAGAAGATAAATCACATTGCCTTACAGGTTCCATTCACCTCTCCTTGTTGTTAGtggagttggaatttttagaattattgaatttgaaaaacaatgaCTTCTTAGCATTACAATTTGATTATCTGCATACTCATAACTGTCATAATCTATCTATACCTACTTCTTCTCGTCATTGTGTCAACTCTTCAATTCTTAGTGATCTTGATTTATCACTTAACTGGAATCTTGTCATCAGTAGCCTTCAATGGCTTCCCCACATTTCCACCTTGGAATATCTTAACCTTTGTACTGTTGATCTTAGCGAGGAAACTAATTGGCTTCCATTGGTGACTAAGCTTTCGTCACTTTCAGTCCTTAATATGTGTGATTCTAAGCTTAAAGACTTGAGTTTGTCTCTCCAGTATGCTAATTTTACTGCTCTCCAAGTTCTTGATCTTTCTGGCATTGAATTCAAGTCAGAGTTACCTAAGTGGCTATTCAATCTTAGTTCCACTGTCTATGTTTTAGACCTTAGCCTCAATTCTTTAATAGGACATCTACCTAAGGACCTGTTAAATCTTCGAGAACTGGAAGAACTGGCTATGGAAGACAATAACCTTGATGGACCCATTCCAGATTGGTTAGGTGAATTCGAACAATTAAAAACTCTTATTCTTGGAGTAAACATGTTTTCAGGATCTATTCCCACAAATTTGGGAAATCTATCGACCTTGATTACCTTGGATGTTGCCTCAAATCCATTGACAGGAGTTGTGTCTGAGAGAAATTTAGCCAAATTGTCAAAATTAaagtcattgcatatatattcatattccaCGTTAATCTTTGATTTTGACTCGGATTGGATTCCACCTTTTCAACTTGAGGAATTACAACTTAAGTTTTCAAATCCCAACCTTCCTACGTGGTTATATACACAACGATCACTTGAAAGATTAACTATCTGGGAATCATCATTTGAGGCTCCAGAAAAATTTTGGCAATTTGTATCATCAGTGATTGAACTCGACTTAGAAGGCAATTTGATAGACGGAGACATGTCAAATGTGTTGTTGAACTCTACAGTCATTGATCTATCATCAAATGGTTTGAAAGGTTGCCTACCTCAATTATCACAACAGGTGAAGATTGTCgcgttataa
- the LOC106763705 gene encoding LRR receptor-like serine/threonine-protein kinase GSO1, with amino-acid sequence MFNTGLCNFDTRCNQQDMNALLNFKQGVTDLSGVLSSWTTQLDCCHWKGVICSNITSRVIGISLPCSTTLPIYRDEEDKSHCLTGSIHLSLLLVELEFLEYLNLRNNDFLALQFDYDYLHNHNCHNLSIATSSHSQCVNSSTLRHLDLKLNENLVINNLKWLSYISTLEYLNLCTVDLSEETNWLQLVTKLSSLSVLAMCDCQLKDLSLSLQYANFTALQFLDLSGNEFKSELPKWLFNLSSTIHSLYLSSCSLIGHLPKDLLNLRELEELAMEDNNLDGPIPDWLGEFEHLKTLILGLNMFSGSIPINLGNLSTLITLDVTSNPLTGVVSERNLAKLSKLKSLYIYSYSTLIFDFDSDWIPPFQLEKLALKFSNPNLPTWLYTQRSLERLTIWDSSFEAPHKFWQFVSSMIELDLEGNLIDGDMSNVLLNSTIILISSNGLKGCLPQLSQQVKIVMLSNNSLSGELSPLLCGHNVSNGKNNLLYLDLSLNNISGGLTNCWKNWKSLVAIHLGSNNLSGKIPPSLGFLSNLNSLHLHENKLHGDIPLSLRNCRSLLVFNVRNNQLSGNIPYWISHGVLALELRSNHFSGKISPQICEMSSLIVLDISQNTISGHIPNCLGNIKTLLFNNVSRNKLSFIFHSRVPYSYLFSYYSLELVTKGQVLEYGKNLHFMTLIDMSSNNLSGTIPPQMFSLIRLHSLNLSNNKLEGEIPNEIGNMKNLESLDFSTNQLGGEIPQSLSRLSFLGYLNLSFNNLTGKIPSGTQLQGFPVLSYMGNHDLCGPPLTKSCFPDDEHKNSELVHEDGNQFIFLTWFYIGLESGFVTGFLGVCCTIFLNRKLRHAFFKFLYDLKDRIHIMVVTNINRFS; translated from the coding sequence ATGTTCAACACTGGCTTGTGCAACTTTGACACTCGTTGCAACCAACAAGACATGAATGCTCTCTTAAACTTCAAGCAAGGAGTTACAGATCTCTCAGGTGTCCTTTCCTCATGGACCACTCAACTAGATTGTTGTCATTGGAAAGGAGTCATTTGTAGCAACATCACTAGTAGAGTCATTGGAATCTCTCTCCCATGTTCTACAACTCTTCCAATTTACAGAGACGAAGAAGATAAATCACATTGCCTTACAGGTTCCATTCACCTCTCCTTGTTGTTAGtggagttggaatttttagaATACTTGAATTTGAGAAACAATGACTTCTTAGCATTACAATTTGATTATGATTATCTGCATAATCATAATTGTCACAATCTATCTATAGCTACCTCTTCTCATAGTCAGTGTGTCAACTCGTCAACTCTTCGTCATCTTGATTTAAAACTTAACGAGAATCTTGTTATCAATAACCTTAAATGGCTTTCCTACATTTCCACCTTAGAATATCTTAACCTCTGCACTGTTGATCTTAGCGAGGAAACTAATTGGCTTCAATTAGTGACTAAGCTTTCGTCACTTTCAGTCCTTGCTATGTGTGATTGTCAGCTTAAAGACTTGAGTTTGTCTCTCCAGTATGCTAATTTTACTGCCctccaatttcttgatcttTCTGGCAATGAATTCAAGTCAGAGTTACCTAAGTGGCTATTCAATCTTAGTTCCACTATCCATAGTTTATACCTTAGCTCATGTTCTTTAATAGGACATCTACCTAAGGACCTGTTAAATCTTCGAGAATTGGAAGAACTGGCTATGGAAGACAATAACCTTGATGGACCCATTCCAGATTGGTTAGGTGAATTCGAACATTTAAAAACTCTTATTCTTGGATTAAACATGTTTTCAGGATCTATTCCCATAAATTTGGGAAATCTATCCACCTTGATTACCTTGGATGTTACCTCAAATCCATTGACAGGAGTTGTGTCTGAGAGAAATTTAGCCAAATTGTCAAAATTAAAGTCATtgtatatatattcatattccaCGTTAATCTTTGATTTTGACTCGGATTGGATTCCACCTTTCCAACTTGAGAAATTAGCACTTAAGTTTTCAAATCCCAACCTTCCTACGTGGTTATATACACAACGATCACTTGAAAGATTAACTATATGGGATTCATCATTTGAGGCTCCACACAAATTTTGGCAATTTGTATCATCAATGATTGAACTCGACTTAGAAGGCAATTTGATAGACGGAGACATGTCAAATGTGTTGTTGAACTCTACCATCATTCTTATATCATCAAATGGTTTGAAAGGTTGCTTGCCTCAATTATCACAACAGGTGAAGATTGTCATGTtatcaaataattcattatcAGGAGAATTGTCTCCCCTCTTATGTGGTCATAATGTGTCGAATGGGAAAAACAATTTGTTGTATTTGGACCTATCATTGAATAATATATCTGGAGGGCTTACGAATTGTTGGAAGAATTGGAAATCTTTGGTTGCTATTCACTTGGGAAGCAATAATCTATCAGGAAAGATACCTCCATCACTAGGCTTCTTATCTAATCTCAACTCACTCCATTTGCATGAGAATAAGCTACATGGGGACATTCCTCTGTCATTGCGTAATTGTCGCTCTCTATTGGTCTTTAATGTTCGCAATAACCAATTATCAGGAAACATACCATATTGGATATCTCATGGTGTTTTGGCTCTCGAATTAAGGTCCAATCATTTTAGTGGTAAAATCTCACCACAAATATGTGAAATGTCTTCCCTCATTGTGTTGGATATttcacaaaacacaatctcCGGTCATATACCCAATTGTCTTGGTAATATCAAAACTCTACTTTTCAACAATGTTTCACGCAACAAACtttcatttatatttcattcaagAGTTCCTTATAGTTACTTATTCTCTTACTATAGTCTAGAATTGGTTACTAAAGGTCAGGTATTAGAATATGGAAAAAACCTACATTTTATGACCTTAATTGATATGTCAAGCAACAATTTGTCCGGAACAATACCTCCACAAATGTTTAGTCTCATTAGATTGCATTCCTTGAATTTATCCAACAACAAATTAGAAGGAGAAATACCAAATGAGATaggaaatatgaaaaacttgGAGTCCCTCGATTTTTCAACAAACCAACTTGGGGGAGAAATTCCTCAAAGTTTATCCAGATTGTCCTTTTTGGGTTACTTGAACCTGTCATTCAACAATTTGACAGGGAAAATACCATCAGGCACACAACTTCAAGGGTTTCCTGTACTTAGTTACATGGGCAATCATGATCTTTGTGGACCCCCGCTTACCAAATCGTGCTTTCCGGATGATGAACATAAAAACAGTGAGCTTGTGCATGAAGATggaaatcaatttatatttttgacatggttTTACATCGGACTGGAATCTGGATTTGTGACAGGCTTTTTGGGAGTTTGTTGTACTATATTCTTAAACAGAAAATTGAGACATGCTTTCTTTAAGTTTCTTTATGACTTGAAAGATCGAATTCATATTATGGTGGTGACAAACATTAATCGCTTCAGTTAA